The Brassica napus cultivar Da-Ae chromosome C1, Da-Ae, whole genome shotgun sequence DNA segment TACCTCAATAGTTGTGGTGTTACGGATGACCAACATTATGTGCATGATTAGGAAGCCTAGGACACTTAGCGCAAATGTTATGTTCAATACTGGAAAAGCAAGAAAGGTAAGATTATGAAATAGacaagaaaacacacacaaaaaaataaagatattgaGATATACATATGTGTGTGTGTCTTTGAACTCACCAAATGCAACAAAAGTGGCTGCTAGGCTTCCTGGTGAAACGGTGACATCACTGTCTCCATCGGTAAAGAATACGAGGAAAACAGGAAACAGTGATATTGCAACCACCGTTGTCTCAAGAAATGTGTAAAACTGCATTTTTTGACATAGCATTAGGCCAACACACAATGTCATTAGCAGAAGAGTTAATGTAAGTTCCTTTTGACATAccaagaaaaggagaaaagacTTGTAGTTCTTTGCCCCAACACAATTAACAACCCAAACACAGTGATGGTCCATCTTTAGAATGCATCTTCCACCTAAAACCACAAGATGAAACCTTTTGCTCACCAACTAAATACACTATCTGGATTCGAATTAAAAAGAGAGTCACAGGTCAAAGAGACTTACAGACAGAACAATGGTGAGAACGAGGGGGTTTATATTGATTGCACTTCCGGCAGTATCTTACAATATGAGAGGAGGAATCTCCAACCGTAAGTGATGAGTACTCTTGGTTTCCGTCGCTTTTCTCTATGTCTAGCTCCGGTCTCCATCCCGGTGGAACACCACCAGGGTCCGTCACAACAACAGAGAAATAACTCCACAATAACATTATAAGCTGCACAGTAACAAAACCAGTAAATAATCATCACAAAGGCACTCCTTCACTTCTTCTTTCTATCGCTTAAGAAGTCTCTGAGttctaaaatgtaaataaatctaTAACAAGATACAATAAAGGTGACTACTTTATTGCTTATACTCGTACCCATCAATAACTTCACTATCTTATTCGTTTCCTAATTCAATTTCGATTTGTATTTGTAAATCAACAAGCTAGGGTTACAAAAGATTCAATTTTTGATCTCGAAGCGATGGGAGTTAATAATACCAGAAAGTGAAAGAGCGCTAAGACGAGAAGAGCAAGTAGTGAATCGAAACCACCGAGGAACAGAGAAGGTCCGTAATTCGCGACGACGAGGGCGTAGTATGTGAATCCGATGATCCCGATTACGACTAGGATCATGATCGAGCCCAACGCGCGAAGTGCTGTGCAGTACTTGAACACGTTCCACGCCATTGCTCTCGACGAGGGGATTTCTAACTCGAAAGATTGAGAAATTTGAGTAGAGAATCGAGCTGGAAAAACCGAGGATAGTTTTCTCTGGATTCCTTTCTCTCTTACACTAAGACCATGTTTATCCCTGGGTCCTTAGTggatttttaaacaaaataacacatttaattaaatcaaaacacaATAAAGATGCGCTTACCATCTTTAACTAAGGTTTTTTTAGACCGGTTTTGAGTGAGTTTTTCCACCACGTGTCAGCGGGAAAGCgcacaagaatttttttttctttttttcttctttttttttttcttttttttttctctcttttgtttttcctCGTCTTCTTCGTCGAAAGTCTTCTCAACTCTCCGGTTCTGGTTAACGTCGTGCAAGAATACGTGAGTGATTCCAGGCTTCTTCCTGTTCCTAGCCATAACCGCCGCCGAGTAAATCGCCGCCATTCTTCCCGGAGCTTCGGCGGCGAAGTAACCGCTGAAGGAGATCGACTGATCGAGATCTCGTGGATGTTTCTGTTGATTGGCTCCACTATAATCTTAGAGAGGCTGATATAAAGgtaaacaacttttttttttgctgtaatgGATTACTATGATTGTAATTTTCACAATTCTTCAAGACTTTGTCGTCTCCAATGATTCTTACTCTTATTGTAAGATGCTTCTTTGTCTGGTCAGGTGTTGGATGCCTCATGGTACATGCCACATGAGCAAAGAAATACAATCCAAGAGTATCAGGTGAGGACTATGTACATTTTGTAgataattagataaataaacTTTTGATCTGGATGAGCGCTATGAAACTTTTATTTCTAACTTGTTGACCATCACCATTATGATTTATGTCCGAGTGAAATCTTATAAGAAATGTTGTGAACTTAAATTGATTGTTagtgtctttttctctttagaaCTTTCCCATTTTGTATTGCTTCTGGTTTTGAGCTTCTATGTGTCTTATGAATGCACAACCATGAACCAACCCCCAAtacttttttgtaaattatttgaatCACATGTGACAATTACCACACATGCTACCGTCTGAGGAAGCTTTTGCTGCTGCTTGTTCTGCTCTTGGAATCGAGAACAAAGATGGAGTGGTTGTGTATGATGGAAAGGGCATCTTTAGCGCAGCTCGTGTTTGGTGGTGGGTTACAGATCTAATGTCCCTAAGCTTTTTGCCTTTgctaaatacttttttttgagGTGTTATCAAATCAATGAACACTTGTTTTTATCAAAACAGGATGTTTAGAGTCTTTGGGCATGAAAGTGTTTGGGTTCTTGATGGAGGCTTACCGAAATGGCGTGCTTCAGGCTATGAGGTTGAATCTAGTGCTTATGCCATTTTGAAATCCAATGCTGCAAGTGAGGCTGCAGAGAAAGTTTATCAAGGACAACCAGTAAGTTTGTTTATTCATATTTTCATGTTCTGTTTTAGTGGTTTAggtttgtgttgttgttgttctttgtCATGTTTTAGTTGTTTAAGAAGAATGTTCTGTAATGGAATTAATGGAGTTAATGTAGTTCttgttatgtttaaaatgttctGTGTTTCACCTTTACCGGTTTTTATCTGAGTATGGTCAGGTCTTACCTCTCTTTTTACTGCCTTTCAGAAGCATATGTAATATGAATATGATGACTGCATGTGTAAGTGATCATATCATGTAAAAACCTCGTTCTTTTGGTTTCTCTTGCTGTCATAAATATGAACCAAATTACATGATAAACTCTTGCTGACCGAGAAGTTTTGCTTTGAATTCATTTGATAGGTCCAACACTAGGATCTCataaaaagttaattttttttttaagaaacccaaattaagaaactaccatTGTAGCACAAAAATTATGTGATTCTTAACCAAGATCCTTAGCtaaaatttaatagttaaatattCATTAAAGTGTACTTAAAAAAACTTATGGGTTTCtagggataatcatgctctaaagtCCTAATCTCTCTTTACTTTGGTTTTTTTATGGGCAGACAAATAGGCTTGTGGGGACTAAAAGAAAGTAAAGTAATTTCATTACACGCATTGGTTAAACTAAACCGGGTCTCCTGAATCACCCAAAAGCCATAACCAATccgaattattttattttattttataaaaaaaaaaaataagaaatttacTCGTTTTATATTACTGATTTGTTACCCCCAAATAGAGACAGACACAAGTCTCTCTTCATGAGAAGTAGTGAAGCCTCGCATAATCTCATACGGATAGACCTATTTATAGATAGATAACACCAACACATATATTAATTGTGGAAAATAAATAACACCAACACAATCCCCTTAAACCTATATGGGCTATATATATGTGATCATATACAATTCATTTAAACTTATCGATAGGTTGAAACTTTCAACCCTCTTCGGATTTATTACTAACCAATTTCTTTTGACAAAAGGGCTTCATTACTAATCATATTTCCTTCCTCCCTTCTGATCAGCTTCCTCCTTAATCTACCATGTatcatcaaacaaacaaaatattgataaaaGACCATATATATATGAGGCTATATAAGAAACAAAGAGTAGAATCTGAGTTTGAGAAGAATATTAAACCTGCTGAAGAAGCTTCTTATGGACTCGATAGCCCTAGTGatagaaaaatttataataaacaaaatttgtcattgtcatcaaagATTTATAGTTCGAATAAACGAAGGAACAAGAGTTTCCTTTACGTGAAATTTGATTCGTACTCACTTTGTCAGTTCCATAGATATAGTCGCAATAAGTAAAAACTGAAGCAAAGTTGCTCTGACTTTTTCCTCCAACGTAGTGATGATAATCATGATACTCAGCTCCACCGTAGAATGGAACCATTTTTGTCAGAGTCCATGGAAGATCATATCTGAAAACAAATACAACAATTTCAAATGGTAACACGATTATTAAACCGTTATTATGATTTATTAGGAAAGTAATGTAAACGCAAAACAGAACTATGATTTGGATGTTCAGTTTACCCGCTGTGAGTTTCTATGGCCTCCATTTGACGTAAGCTTATCCATAACCAAAAGGTCATAATGTGGCCAGGTGCAATCGCCGGTCCAAGAAACGTCGGGATCCCAAGAAGCAGGACCTCGGCCCAGTGTGCATACGGCGATGCATATCCGATTGGAGATGTGTACTCGTGATGGACTCGATGTATCTTCTCATAACCCCATTTGCAATGCAACCATCTATGGATCCAGTAGTTAGTGTAATCTTCTATCAAGAAGTAAACCACTAATTGTGCTACTATCTCCATTAACGATGGTAATGGCAATCCACTTCGAATCCCAGCCATCTGTAATTAACACACAGATATGTTTCTAGTACATTTCAAGATCACAAGGTTTTTGCGTTTAAATGTTCAATTTGCAAATTTAAATAACTCTAACACAAAATATGTTGCAATACAAACACTTTAAataggaaaatatttttttttctatataaaatattggatttctcttttaaatttttctaaaaaaaagacTCAAATTAAACGCTTACAAAGTTAATAACACGttcacaaaaaatatatattaaaa contains these protein-coding regions:
- the LOC106375732 gene encoding probable protein S-acyltransferase 13; this translates as MAWNVFKYCTALRALGSIMILVVIGIIGFTYYALVVANYGPSLFLGGFDSLLALLVLALFHFLLIMLLWSYFSVVVTDPGGVPPGWRPELDIEKSDGNQEYSSLTVGDSSSHIVRYCRKCNQYKPPRSHHCSVCGRCILKMDHHCVWVVNCVGAKNYKSFLLFLFYTFLETTVVAISLFPVFLVFFTDGDSDVTVSPGSLAATFVAFVLNITFALSVLGFLIMHIMLVIRNTTTIEAYEKHTAPNSPYNLGRKQNFEQVFGKDKLYWFVPLYTEDDM
- the LOC106375731 gene encoding methylsterol monooxygenase 1-3-like; amino-acid sequence: MIPYPTVQDASVALGRNLTLFETVWFDYSATKSDFHVYCHTILVLFLVFSLAPLPFVFVELTGWFERFKIQPKVKYSLSDMFLCYKEVMKLFLRVVGTLQFVTYPSIQMAGIRSGLPLPSLMEIVAQLVVYFLIEDYTNYWIHRWLHCKWGYEKIHRVHHEYTSPIGYASPYAHWAEVLLLGIPTFLGPAIAPGHIMTFWLWISLRQMEAIETHSGYDLPWTLTKMVPFYGGAEYHDYHHYVGGKSQSNFASVFTYCDYIYGTDKGYRVHKKLLQQIKEEADQKGGRKYD